The Phycisphaerales bacterium genome contains a region encoding:
- a CDS encoding LemA family protein, with the protein MGTAAIVLLVFVGAFVLFLLWAIGIFNAIKRKEIAAEAAWSDIDVQLKRRHDLIPNLVETVKGYATHEKQTLDAVISARAKAVNTSGVAARGQAEGELSQVLGRLMVLSEAYPDLKANQNFLALQEELTSTENKIGFSRQHYNRSAQQYNEAIGVFPGVLIAGLMNFKEREYFEIENPAQREAPKVQFS; encoded by the coding sequence GTGGGCACAGCCGCCATCGTGTTACTGGTCTTCGTCGGCGCGTTCGTTCTCTTCCTGCTCTGGGCGATCGGCATCTTCAATGCGATCAAGCGCAAAGAGATCGCCGCCGAGGCCGCGTGGTCGGATATCGACGTGCAGCTCAAGCGCCGGCACGATCTGATTCCCAACCTGGTCGAGACCGTCAAGGGATACGCCACGCATGAGAAGCAGACGCTCGACGCGGTAATCTCGGCTCGCGCCAAGGCAGTCAACACCTCGGGCGTTGCGGCTCGCGGTCAGGCCGAGGGCGAACTGAGCCAGGTGCTCGGCCGGCTCATGGTGCTCAGCGAGGCGTACCCCGACCTCAAGGCGAACCAGAACTTCCTCGCGCTCCAGGAAGAACTCACGAGCACCGAAAACAAGATCGGCTTCTCGCGCCAGCATTACAACCGCAGCGCCCAGCAGTACAACGAAGCCATCGGCGTGTTCCCGGGTGTGCTCATTGCCGGTCTGATGAACTTCAAGGAACGGGAGTACTTCGAGATCGAGAACCCGGCGCAGCGCGAGGCGCCCAAGGTGCAGTTTTCCTGA
- a CDS encoding ABC transporter permease — protein MTAMLIRRLLQVPLILLVIYTATFTLAWWLPGNPLDKPEGRRPDPAVQDAMKAQYNLDDPLKFYVSYLDQASGVAWLRGDSRKVFNLGPCLQYEDWSVNELIGGALPVSIVLGMVALVFALAIGLVSGIVGAVRPGSWMDVATLLVALVGISLPSFVIGTALLIVFAVWFEFVHVAHWGSPRDLILPALTLSLPFAAYIARLTRLGMIDVLQSDFIRTARAKGVSETRIVLRHALKVAFLPVLSYLGPAAAYVMTGSFVVEKVFNVPGLGQHFVNSVLNKDLFVIMGIVLTYSTMLVLFNLAVDVMYRWVDPRIQLA, from the coding sequence ATGACGGCGATGCTCATTCGCAGACTGCTGCAGGTGCCTCTGATCCTGCTGGTCATCTATACGGCGACCTTCACGCTCGCCTGGTGGCTGCCCGGCAATCCGCTCGACAAGCCCGAAGGCCGCCGGCCCGACCCCGCAGTGCAGGACGCCATGAAGGCGCAATACAACCTCGACGACCCGCTGAAGTTCTATGTGTCGTACCTCGACCAGGCGTCGGGCGTGGCGTGGCTGCGCGGCGACTCGCGCAAGGTCTTCAACCTCGGCCCCTGCCTGCAGTACGAGGACTGGAGCGTCAACGAACTCATCGGCGGTGCGCTGCCCGTGAGTATCGTGCTGGGAATGGTCGCGCTCGTCTTCGCCCTGGCCATCGGCCTGGTCTCCGGGATCGTCGGCGCCGTGAGGCCTGGCAGCTGGATGGACGTGGCGACGCTGCTCGTAGCGCTGGTGGGCATCAGCCTGCCGAGTTTCGTCATCGGCACAGCGCTGCTCATTGTGTTTGCCGTGTGGTTCGAGTTCGTCCACGTGGCCCACTGGGGTTCGCCGCGCGATCTCATCCTGCCCGCGCTCACCCTCAGCCTGCCATTTGCGGCCTACATCGCGCGCCTGACGCGCCTGGGCATGATCGATGTGCTGCAGTCGGACTTCATCCGCACGGCACGCGCCAAGGGCGTCTCAGAAACCCGCATCGTGCTTCGCCACGCGCTTAAGGTCGCCTTCCTGCCCGTGCTCAGTTACCTCGGGCCGGCCGCAGCGTACGTCATGACCGGCTCGTTCGTGGTCGAGAAAGTCTTTAATGTGCCCGGGCTTGGCCAGCACTTCGTCAATTCGGTGCTCAACAAGGACCTCTTCGTCATCATGGGCATCGTGCTCACCTACTCAACCATGCTCGTGCTGTTCAATCTCGCCGTGGATGTGATGTACCGCTGGGTCGATCCGCGAATTCAACTCGCCTGA
- a CDS encoding acyl-CoA thioesterase produces the protein MTENPGRASTGQPHEHWDLEHSVPSLRIMTMPKDTNNLGTIFGGVILSYIDQAGYIEARKHGPYRWVTVAMEKVIFHAPVFVGDIVNLHTQTIRTGTTSLTVRVLVQVERFASREIVDVTEAQITFVAVDEAGRPTPFVKAT, from the coding sequence ATGACTGAGAACCCGGGACGAGCCTCGACCGGCCAGCCGCACGAGCACTGGGATCTCGAGCACTCCGTGCCGTCGCTGCGCATCATGACGATGCCCAAGGACACGAACAACCTGGGCACGATCTTCGGCGGCGTGATTCTCAGCTACATCGACCAGGCCGGCTACATCGAGGCCCGCAAGCACGGGCCATACCGCTGGGTCACCGTGGCCATGGAGAAGGTCATCTTCCACGCGCCGGTTTTCGTCGGCGACATCGTCAACCTGCACACCCAAACCATCCGCACCGGCACGACAAGCCTGACCGTCCGGGTCCTCGTGCAGGTCGAGCGCTTCGCGAGCAGGGAAATCGTGGACGTGACCGAGGCGCAGATTACGTTTGTCGCCGTGGATGAAGCGGGCCGGCCCACGCCGTTCGTCAAAGCGACCTGA
- a CDS encoding peptide ABC transporter substrate-binding protein, translating into MRSIAPILMLVALVVGAVLLDRPQPAADLTFINRGEVHSLDPQRMSWLQDFRIADAIYEGLVNHDNDTFEIVPGVAETWEVSPDGLTYTFHLRENAKWSNGDPVIAPDFAYSWRRALFPDTVAGYADLFFKIKGGRAFFDWRAAQLETFITQAMPLSGPERLKLAQTMLDEALARYEHTVGVKALDARTLVVTLEVPTPYMLDLLAFGPFKPVHRPTVEPYVKLDAATGALRQHHGWTKPPHLVSNGPYILAVWRYMRDLRLERNSYYWNAGAVKSDSVLCIAVEDANTAVLAYETGTINWLSDVGVDYRADMLVQKRKYMDRNAARYDELRAQGLGYNEAMAILAEESPPQPGERNDIHAFAAYGTYFYNFNCQPTLNSGAFNPFKDARIRRAFARTVDKQAIVERVTRMNQPVANVLIPPGSIAGFEGAKGIGYDPARAREELAEAGWSDRDGDGFIEEASGQMFPTVEILFPSVAEHKSIAQAIAHMWERQLGVKCRLREEETKVQATHLQEHDFMVARGNWYGDYGDPTTFLDLHRTGNSNNDRNFSNPAFDELMDRADRELDPQKRMQLLEQADAMTINEELPLLPLFHQVTLYMYDPAELRNVSTHPRLTQFLWEMEVVK; encoded by the coding sequence ATGCGGTCGATCGCGCCCATTCTGATGCTGGTTGCTCTTGTAGTTGGCGCGGTGCTGCTCGACCGGCCGCAACCTGCCGCCGACCTGACGTTCATCAATCGGGGCGAGGTGCACTCGCTCGACCCGCAGCGCATGAGTTGGTTACAGGACTTCCGCATCGCCGATGCGATTTATGAAGGTCTCGTCAATCACGACAACGACACCTTCGAGATCGTCCCCGGCGTGGCGGAGACCTGGGAAGTCTCCCCCGACGGGCTGACGTACACCTTCCACCTCCGCGAAAACGCCAAATGGTCCAACGGCGATCCCGTGATCGCGCCGGACTTCGCGTACTCCTGGCGTCGCGCCCTTTTTCCCGACACCGTCGCGGGGTATGCCGATCTGTTCTTCAAGATCAAGGGGGGCCGTGCGTTCTTCGACTGGCGCGCGGCTCAACTCGAGACATTCATCACGCAGGCGATGCCGCTGAGCGGACCCGAGCGGCTGAAACTCGCTCAGACCATGCTCGACGAAGCGCTGGCCCGCTACGAGCACACCGTCGGCGTCAAGGCGCTCGATGCCCGCACGCTGGTGGTCACCCTTGAAGTGCCCACGCCCTACATGCTCGATCTGCTGGCGTTCGGCCCGTTCAAGCCGGTGCACCGGCCCACCGTCGAGCCTTACGTGAAACTCGACGCGGCGACGGGCGCGCTGCGCCAGCATCACGGCTGGACCAAGCCGCCCCACCTCGTGAGCAACGGCCCGTACATCCTTGCCGTGTGGCGCTACATGCGCGACCTTCGCCTGGAGCGCAACTCGTACTACTGGAACGCCGGCGCTGTCAAATCCGACTCCGTCCTGTGCATCGCCGTCGAAGACGCCAACACCGCCGTGCTCGCGTACGAGACGGGAACGATCAACTGGCTCAGCGACGTTGGCGTGGACTACCGCGCCGACATGCTCGTGCAGAAACGGAAGTACATGGATCGCAACGCCGCGCGCTACGACGAACTTCGAGCGCAGGGGCTGGGCTACAACGAGGCGATGGCGATCCTCGCAGAGGAATCGCCGCCACAGCCCGGCGAGCGCAACGACATCCACGCCTTCGCGGCGTATGGGACGTACTTCTACAACTTCAACTGCCAGCCCACGCTCAACAGCGGCGCGTTCAACCCGTTCAAGGATGCGCGCATCCGCCGCGCCTTCGCTCGGACGGTGGACAAGCAGGCCATCGTCGAGCGCGTGACGCGGATGAATCAGCCCGTCGCGAACGTGCTCATTCCGCCCGGCTCCATCGCGGGTTTCGAGGGCGCCAAGGGCATCGGCTACGACCCCGCCAGGGCGCGCGAGGAATTGGCCGAGGCCGGCTGGAGCGATCGAGACGGCGACGGCTTCATCGAGGAAGCGTCGGGCCAGATGTTCCCGACGGTGGAGATTCTCTTCCCGTCCGTCGCCGAGCACAAGTCCATCGCCCAGGCCATCGCGCACATGTGGGAGCGGCAGCTCGGCGTGAAATGCCGCCTGCGCGAGGAAGAGACCAAGGTGCAGGCCACTCACCTCCAGGAGCACGACTTCATGGTCGCGCGCGGCAACTGGTACGGCGACTACGGCGACCCGACCACCTTCCTTGATCTGCACCGCACCGGCAACAGCAACAACGACCGCAACTTCTCCAACCCCGCGTTTGATGAACTGATGGATCGCGCCGACCGCGAACTCGATCCCCAGAAGCGCATGCAACTGCTGGAGCAGGCCGACGCGATGACCATCAACGAAGAGTTGCCGCTGCTGCCGCTGTTTCACCAGGTCACGCTGTACATGTACGATCCCGCCGAACTGCGCAACGTCTCCACGCACCCGCGGCTCACCCAGTTCCTCTGGGAGATGGAGGTCGTGAAGTGA
- a CDS encoding HEAT repeat domain-containing protein, with product MDLFRRRTSAILALVLAMAASGSVARAQLPREIYNTPRPLTAEQSAVLKSHVQRSLEGMKSPDGKVLADARRSLLEPFRQDTSRTFRLAYNEALTPGLAAIARDEAAEMANRQAAIWILGSIASDEADAALRDVMGSEEPALRYAAATGLERSMRSIPQDRNAYSNALQSEKNVARYLREALGDESDPEVLRAMFAAAAALPTVADAIDAVSEGLTLQARRLKDDASAAALNSLRTGLERLQKRYVVDTVGGPAIAPHEHNMIEAAASILLLAVEHGRNDLIIDQNRQVYTDLTRTSENLMSLLCRQATAQTKVTSAISAGRIDEAAQALETGWLAEDGPIYSNRTWEFQPGAIEDAFRR from the coding sequence ATGGATCTTTTCCGGCGACGTACGTCCGCCATCCTCGCTCTTGTGCTCGCCATGGCTGCTTCAGGCTCGGTCGCCCGGGCCCAACTGCCGCGCGAAATCTACAACACGCCGCGCCCGCTGACGGCTGAGCAGTCGGCCGTTCTCAAGAGCCACGTGCAGCGAAGTCTCGAAGGGATGAAATCGCCCGACGGCAAAGTCCTCGCGGACGCACGCCGTTCCTTGCTCGAGCCGTTTCGGCAGGATACGTCGCGCACCTTCCGGCTGGCCTACAACGAGGCTCTGACCCCCGGCCTGGCCGCCATCGCGCGCGATGAGGCCGCGGAAATGGCCAACCGGCAGGCGGCGATCTGGATCCTCGGCTCGATTGCCAGCGACGAAGCCGACGCGGCTCTGCGCGACGTCATGGGCAGCGAGGAGCCGGCCCTGCGCTACGCGGCGGCCACGGGGCTCGAGCGCTCCATGCGTTCGATCCCGCAGGACCGCAATGCCTATTCCAACGCTTTGCAGAGCGAGAAGAATGTCGCCCGCTACCTGCGCGAGGCCCTCGGTGATGAAAGCGACCCCGAAGTGCTGCGCGCGATGTTCGCCGCCGCCGCGGCGCTGCCCACCGTCGCTGACGCCATCGACGCGGTGAGCGAGGGGCTCACGTTGCAGGCCCGGCGACTCAAGGACGACGCTTCAGCCGCGGCGCTCAACTCGCTTCGCACCGGCCTTGAGCGCCTGCAGAAGCGCTACGTCGTGGACACGGTCGGCGGCCCGGCCATCGCGCCGCACGAGCACAATATGATCGAGGCGGCGGCCAGCATCCTGCTGCTGGCCGTCGAACACGGCCGCAATGATCTGATCATCGACCAGAATCGCCAGGTGTACACCGACCTGACGCGCACGAGCGAGAATCTCATGAGCCTGCTCTGCCGCCAGGCCACCGCGCAGACGAAGGTTACCAGCGCCATTTCCGCCGGCCGCATCGACGAGGCCGCCCAGGCGCTTGAGACCGGCTGGCTCGCCGAGGACGGCCCGATCTACTCGAACCGCACCTGGGAGTTTCAGCCCGGCGCGATCGAGGACGCTTTCCGCCGCTGA
- a CDS encoding M48 family metallopeptidase codes for MSEAIHTDNPAIRGLPANVTFHDLIRRNKRRSALLMVGMGLLVVLVGVAVTIIIGMYTGFARDEVNLVQSLILGAAASALVATVAGVWSFYGGSSAILAISGAREIAKKDDPQLYNVVEEIAIAAGVPPPKVYLIDDTALNAFATGRDPQHAAVAITKGLRAQLSRDELAGVMAHEMSHIRFYDIRFAMLMATMVGLIVFASDAVLQMMRLHFWYGGGRRGSRRSGDNKGAAIIMLVVFVISIILMIIAPTLAMLIRMAVSREREYLADAGAVELTRYPQGLISALNKLGACREPLEVANRATSHLYIVNPMKQALKGRGHELNSVFRTHPPLHDRIARLSALIAAPAAAADKPKPRPSERRDGRA; via the coding sequence ATGTCTGAAGCCATCCACACCGACAACCCGGCCATACGCGGCCTGCCCGCGAACGTGACGTTTCACGACCTGATCCGGCGCAACAAGCGGCGCAGCGCGCTGCTCATGGTGGGGATGGGTCTGCTGGTGGTGCTGGTGGGTGTGGCGGTCACCATCATCATCGGCATGTACACCGGCTTTGCGCGCGACGAGGTGAATCTGGTCCAGTCGCTGATCCTGGGCGCGGCCGCGTCGGCGCTGGTGGCGACGGTCGCGGGCGTGTGGAGCTTTTACGGTGGATCGAGCGCGATTCTGGCGATTTCCGGCGCCAGGGAGATCGCCAAGAAGGACGATCCGCAGCTGTACAACGTGGTCGAGGAGATCGCCATCGCCGCGGGCGTGCCGCCGCCGAAGGTCTATCTCATTGACGACACCGCTCTGAACGCCTTCGCCACGGGCCGCGATCCACAGCATGCGGCCGTGGCGATCACCAAGGGGCTGCGGGCCCAGCTGAGCCGCGACGAGCTGGCCGGGGTCATGGCGCACGAGATGTCGCACATCCGCTTCTACGACATCCGCTTTGCGATGCTCATGGCCACGATGGTCGGGCTGATCGTCTTTGCCTCCGACGCCGTGCTGCAGATGATGCGCCTCCATTTCTGGTACGGCGGGGGCCGGCGCGGCTCGCGCCGCAGTGGGGACAACAAGGGCGCGGCGATCATCATGCTCGTCGTCTTCGTCATCTCCATCATTCTCATGATCATCGCGCCGACGCTGGCCATGCTCATTCGCATGGCGGTGAGCCGGGAGCGCGAGTACCTCGCCGACGCGGGCGCGGTGGAACTGACGCGATATCCGCAGGGGCTGATCTCGGCGCTGAACAAGCTCGGCGCCTGCCGCGAGCCGCTGGAGGTCGCCAACCGCGCCACCTCGCACCTGTACATCGTCAACCCGATGAAGCAGGCGCTCAAGGGGCGCGGCCACGAACTCAATAGCGTGTTTCGCACGCATCCGCCGCTGCACGATCGCATCGCACGCCTCTCGGCGCTGATCGCAGCACCCGCGGCGGCGGCGGACAAGCCGAAGCCACGGCCGTCGGAGCGGCGCGATGGAAGGGCTTAA